One Bufo gargarizans isolate SCDJY-AF-19 chromosome 3, ASM1485885v1, whole genome shotgun sequence DNA segment encodes these proteins:
- the ELF1 gene encoding ETS-related transcription factor Elf-1 isoform X2, whose amino-acid sequence MATAVQPNELVFEFASNVMADEHQLDDPSIFPAVIVEHIPNADLLHSYSGLTCVDDTNDMITETSLDVAEEQIIEDDDLTLTVEASCQDGDETMETIEAAEALLNMDSPDALLDEKRLANIFGSSEDELVVTPITHVSVTVDGIPEVMEIHQNMYEEPAEYLPDEQPKRKKGRKPKTTRSESPTTTPNISVKKKSKDGKGNTIYLWEFLLALLQDKATCPKYIKWTQREKGIFKLVDSKAVSKLWGKHKNKPDMNYETMGRALRYYYQRGILAKVEGQRLVYQFKEMPKDLIYIDEEDSSSAEYSGNLHSPVSTPNRNQARASKVAPNAGTRGSSTTVVKSPRSSKMKELEEPSHQQLLPSDMLRTVTPQPTHLYRTVHLMSGQAIPEQGLTCSIPNETLPSVQTIRTIQSPGQVPVVVGPGNQQLHTVTLQTMPLTTVITSTDPSAPAGSQKFILQAIPSAQPMTVLKDNMVLHPQRAGSPPPSIVLSPSQVQQVLNGSVQGLCNGTVSVSSSPAFCATTPVMTFSTSTSPMVNQSPGTVITSVIKSPESKQTFAPIINDQGAQEDTEETAEQKYQPSCVLVVASSNGFPAQMEIKQENDPWEFDSN is encoded by the exons ATGGCTACCGCCGTGCAACCAAATGAGTTGGTGTTCGAGTTTGCAAGCAATGTCATGGCCGATGAGCACCAG CTTGACGACCCTTCGATCTTTCCGGCGGTCATTGTGGAACACATACCAAATGCAGATTTACTGCACAGCTACTCTGGACTAACCTGCGTAGACGATACTAATGACATGATCACGGAGACCTCGCTGGATGTAGCCGAAGAGCAGATCATAGAAGATGACGACCTCACTCTTACAG TTGAAGCTTCCTGTCAGGATGGCGATGAGACCATGGAAACAATTGAAGCAGCTGAAGCGCTTCTTAATATGGACTCTCCAGATGCATTACTGGATGAGAAAAGATTAG cTAATATATTTGGATCATCTGAAGATGAGCTGGTTGTCACTCCAATTACACATGTATCCGTCACCGTAGATGGGATTCCGGAGGTAATGGAGATCCATCAGAACATGTATGAAGAGCCAGCAGAATATCTTCCTGATGAGCAGCCGAAAAGGAAAAAAG GGAGGAAACCAAAAACGACTCGCTCGGAGTCCCCCACCACTACCCCAAATATATCTGTGAAGAAGAAAAGCAAAGACGGGAAAG gtaatACCATTTACCTTTGGGAATTCCTATTGGCTTTGCTTCAAGACAAAGCTACATGCCCAAAGTACATTAAGTGGACACAAAGGGAAAAGGGCATCTTCAAACTGGTGGATTCCAAAGCGGTTTCTAAGCTTTGGGGCAAGCACAAAAACAAGCCTGACATGAACTATGAAACGATGGGCAGAGCACTCAG GTACTATTACCAAAGAGGTATTTTAGCAAAAGTGGAAGGCCAACGCCTTGTCTATCAGTTCAAAGAAATGCCAAAGGATCTCATATACATTGATGAGGAGGACTCGAGCTCTGCAGAATACTCAGGAAATTTACATTCTCCAGTTTCTACTCCCAATCGAAATCAAGCACGGGCATCTAAAGTAGCTCCAAATGCTGGAACAAGAGGTAGCTCAACCACTGTTGTAAAGTCACCCAGGTCTTCAAAAATGAAAGAACTAGAGGAGCCTAGCCATCAACAGTTACTACCATCAGATATGCTGAGGACAGTGACTCCTCAGCCAACTCACCTTTATCGGACAGTCCATTTAATGTCTGGACAGGCTATTCCTGAACAAGGCTTAACATGCTCCATTCCAAATGAGACATTGCCTTCTGTGCAGACTATCAG AACGATCCAGTCTCCAGGACAGGTCCCAGTTGTGGTGGGCCCTGGCAATCAGCAGCTGCATACTGTAACACTCCAAACCATGCCTCTCACCACAGTCATAACAAGCACAGACCCCAGTGCCCCAGCGGGGTCACAGAAATTTATACTTCAAGCCATTCCTTCCGCACAGCCAATGACCGTACTCAAGGATAATATGGTGCTACACCCTCAAAGAGCTGGCTCGCCTCCACCGTCCATTGTCCTGAGCCCTAGCCAGGTCCAGCAGGTTCTCAATGGCAGCGTTCAGGGGCTTTGCAATGGAACAGTAAGTGTGTCTTCATCTCCAGCCTTCTGTGCAACCACTCCAGTCATGACCTTCTCAACAAGCACTTCGCCTATGGTTAACCAATCTCCAGGCACAGTCATCACATCAGTTATCAAATCCCCAGAGTCCAAACAAACATTTGCTCCCATCATCAATGACCAGGGTGCCCAGGAAGACACAGAGGAGACTGCTGAGCAGAAATATCAGCCTTCATGTGTACTGGTGGTAGCCAGTTCAAATGGATTCCCAGCCCAGATGGAAATTAAACAGGAAAACGACCCATGGGAGTTTGACTCAAATTGA
- the ELF1 gene encoding ETS-related transcription factor Elf-1 isoform X1, translating into MATAVQPNELVFEFASNVMADEHQMRTFLSVGGSEKNMEYTWKLDDPSIFPAVIVEHIPNADLLHSYSGLTCVDDTNDMITETSLDVAEEQIIEDDDLTLTVEASCQDGDETMETIEAAEALLNMDSPDALLDEKRLANIFGSSEDELVVTPITHVSVTVDGIPEVMEIHQNMYEEPAEYLPDEQPKRKKGRKPKTTRSESPTTTPNISVKKKSKDGKGNTIYLWEFLLALLQDKATCPKYIKWTQREKGIFKLVDSKAVSKLWGKHKNKPDMNYETMGRALRYYYQRGILAKVEGQRLVYQFKEMPKDLIYIDEEDSSSAEYSGNLHSPVSTPNRNQARASKVAPNAGTRGSSTTVVKSPRSSKMKELEEPSHQQLLPSDMLRTVTPQPTHLYRTVHLMSGQAIPEQGLTCSIPNETLPSVQTIRTIQSPGQVPVVVGPGNQQLHTVTLQTMPLTTVITSTDPSAPAGSQKFILQAIPSAQPMTVLKDNMVLHPQRAGSPPPSIVLSPSQVQQVLNGSVQGLCNGTVSVSSSPAFCATTPVMTFSTSTSPMVNQSPGTVITSVIKSPESKQTFAPIINDQGAQEDTEETAEQKYQPSCVLVVASSNGFPAQMEIKQENDPWEFDSN; encoded by the exons ATGGCTACCGCCGTGCAACCAAATGAGTTGGTGTTCGAGTTTGCAAGCAATGTCATGGCCGATGAGCACCAG ATGAGAACATTCCTTTCTGTtggtgggagtgagaaaaatatggaaTATACATGGAAG CTTGACGACCCTTCGATCTTTCCGGCGGTCATTGTGGAACACATACCAAATGCAGATTTACTGCACAGCTACTCTGGACTAACCTGCGTAGACGATACTAATGACATGATCACGGAGACCTCGCTGGATGTAGCCGAAGAGCAGATCATAGAAGATGACGACCTCACTCTTACAG TTGAAGCTTCCTGTCAGGATGGCGATGAGACCATGGAAACAATTGAAGCAGCTGAAGCGCTTCTTAATATGGACTCTCCAGATGCATTACTGGATGAGAAAAGATTAG cTAATATATTTGGATCATCTGAAGATGAGCTGGTTGTCACTCCAATTACACATGTATCCGTCACCGTAGATGGGATTCCGGAGGTAATGGAGATCCATCAGAACATGTATGAAGAGCCAGCAGAATATCTTCCTGATGAGCAGCCGAAAAGGAAAAAAG GGAGGAAACCAAAAACGACTCGCTCGGAGTCCCCCACCACTACCCCAAATATATCTGTGAAGAAGAAAAGCAAAGACGGGAAAG gtaatACCATTTACCTTTGGGAATTCCTATTGGCTTTGCTTCAAGACAAAGCTACATGCCCAAAGTACATTAAGTGGACACAAAGGGAAAAGGGCATCTTCAAACTGGTGGATTCCAAAGCGGTTTCTAAGCTTTGGGGCAAGCACAAAAACAAGCCTGACATGAACTATGAAACGATGGGCAGAGCACTCAG GTACTATTACCAAAGAGGTATTTTAGCAAAAGTGGAAGGCCAACGCCTTGTCTATCAGTTCAAAGAAATGCCAAAGGATCTCATATACATTGATGAGGAGGACTCGAGCTCTGCAGAATACTCAGGAAATTTACATTCTCCAGTTTCTACTCCCAATCGAAATCAAGCACGGGCATCTAAAGTAGCTCCAAATGCTGGAACAAGAGGTAGCTCAACCACTGTTGTAAAGTCACCCAGGTCTTCAAAAATGAAAGAACTAGAGGAGCCTAGCCATCAACAGTTACTACCATCAGATATGCTGAGGACAGTGACTCCTCAGCCAACTCACCTTTATCGGACAGTCCATTTAATGTCTGGACAGGCTATTCCTGAACAAGGCTTAACATGCTCCATTCCAAATGAGACATTGCCTTCTGTGCAGACTATCAG AACGATCCAGTCTCCAGGACAGGTCCCAGTTGTGGTGGGCCCTGGCAATCAGCAGCTGCATACTGTAACACTCCAAACCATGCCTCTCACCACAGTCATAACAAGCACAGACCCCAGTGCCCCAGCGGGGTCACAGAAATTTATACTTCAAGCCATTCCTTCCGCACAGCCAATGACCGTACTCAAGGATAATATGGTGCTACACCCTCAAAGAGCTGGCTCGCCTCCACCGTCCATTGTCCTGAGCCCTAGCCAGGTCCAGCAGGTTCTCAATGGCAGCGTTCAGGGGCTTTGCAATGGAACAGTAAGTGTGTCTTCATCTCCAGCCTTCTGTGCAACCACTCCAGTCATGACCTTCTCAACAAGCACTTCGCCTATGGTTAACCAATCTCCAGGCACAGTCATCACATCAGTTATCAAATCCCCAGAGTCCAAACAAACATTTGCTCCCATCATCAATGACCAGGGTGCCCAGGAAGACACAGAGGAGACTGCTGAGCAGAAATATCAGCCTTCATGTGTACTGGTGGTAGCCAGTTCAAATGGATTCCCAGCCCAGATGGAAATTAAACAGGAAAACGACCCATGGGAGTTTGACTCAAATTGA